ACCATCGCGGACAGACAAAACTTCAAGACAGCCGTacgactttttttttgttaccataTTAAGAGATGTCTATATTGTGCTAAAACCTACTCGCTTTTTGTAATACGTGTGGGTAttgcaagtaaataaacaaaatgaAATTAGACTTCATACTGGAAAGGAGCCTGCTAATAGTATCGGCGAAATAAAAGCGTCGAATTGTGTTTGTTGGCGTTCCTGTTACCAGATCCAAGCAACAATTGTTTGAGCCTTAATCTTGATGCGCGCATTGAGCAAATATGTGTGAAGTATGTAAAGTAAGGCAAGCAAGCAAAATACCATAACACGGCCGCCATACAATTGAGTCATGCCCTAGCGAAATGCTTGTTCTTGTTAAACATGTGGATGCTGTGCACTAATAGTCGGTAAGAGGAAGATATTGGACAGTGAGGAAAATCACTGTAATTGTGTACACCGCGACCGTGGCGCTTGGGgagagaaaggaaaacaaaaaagaacaaaaaaagagccgaagaagaagagcgtaagtgagGGTTGTGCCCAGCTTGACTGCAAATAACATCAAGGCTGGGCGGAGTAAATGTTCATAGAGCACTGTGGCTTTGTTCGGGTCTATAGGTCATGCGGCCATCAACGCAGGCTGAATGATGGAAGTGCGCGTGAAGTCGAGTATAGCCTGGAAAGGTCTGGTGGCCCTGTTTGCTTGACCAATGTATTCGGAGGTGTTTCACCTTTCCCATGTGTTCAGTGAAAAAAATCCCACACTTCTACACGTTCTTCTGCGATTTAAAGCGTTGGGCGGTTGTGAATACGATTGCGCTGTCTCACAAAAATATTCATTTTCATCATATGATGGTCATGCGTAATTCTGCTAGCAGCGCGCTAAAGCTTTAATTTGGGCGCCGGCCTCTAAAGATCAGTTCGCGGACGAATTGTGACTCACAGGCCGAACGTTGTGTAGTCTTGCTTTAGAACAATACAGCAGCCAGTCAGCACCTTCAGTTCGGAGAAGGAGTGCGTAGGATTTTCAGAAGGCATAGACCGCCCACAAGAAGCCATGCAGCGCGTCTGTTCGGGTGTATAAATGGCAGAAAGTCACATCTGCCATAACCTGTGCCTTCAAGTATGTCAGACTATCTGTGGACACTCGATATATTGTATGAATTACATACAGTGCGAACTTGTTAGGATACAATGCATGCTTCGATTTTACTAAAAGACCGAGAATGTTTTAACGGGACTACAGAAAAGTACATTGCAAGTACTATTTGACGTCCGATTATTTTTTTGCGTTTAGCCAAAGATACGTATTTGAAGATATTTCTTTCGCCAAACGTGTACTGTAGTTGGTCAGGATGCTTAAAGTTAGTGTCGATTGCACTTCCCGTCTTTACATTTCTCAAATTTACTCTCCAAATTGCAAGGTTCACACCACTATTTTGGCATCGTTAGGTAAGTTTTTATAAGAAAACACGCTGGTAATTGTGTATGAGTTGCATCAGGGCAAACATAGTGCCTTGGATTGTTGCGTCCGTATAAACACATCCCTCCCTTCATGATTCTTGTTCATGGGCCGGGTTTTTCTAAGGAGCCTGTTTTGTTGATGGCCTGTTATTCACTTCTCTACTGTAATGAGCATTTTCCTGACATCGCGCGTATTAGCGTTTTAAATTGGGGTTTGGTATAgtgttttacaaaaagaaaatatttgtaaGTTACCATTTCAGTATCCAGATGGTGCAATAAATCAGATCATTCCTTAGGATAGGAATGTCCATGTAAACGCAATCGCAATAATATAAGGCAATTCGCTAATTTAGGAAAAATCAGTATTTCATACCTCGTaggataggtgtaactttaatcACGGCGCAGTGATGTTATTTACTGAGAAAAAGAATGGTTTTCTTCGCCACAAAGGGGTGACCTAGAAGAACAGACGAAAGTAAAGCAGTCACTTATCGAGCCGAACTATGATCAGAAGGCTATTAGCGCTGAATTAGCGCAAAAGGGTAGCCGATCGCGTGTGATATATTTGCGTTAAGCAGCATGAAGTAACGCCAATACAAGGCCTCCTTCAGAAAGGTAGTAATGTGAACTAACATTTAAGCTAACAGTATTCTTTCTTCATTTTACAATTAGACAGATATAAGTAATCAAAAAGATGACTTTTCTGTTGCCGTGTCCACGCTGCTGCGTTTAGTTTGACGCCTTCTATCAATGCACCACCTATTTGAAAACACAAATTCACGATAAACTTCATGATACACCGTTTACCAATCTGCTATAAGTAGCCCAGTCGGATGGAAAGAAACGCAGAAGATACGCAACGTGAGGGTTCAGTAAAATGAGAAGATGTGTTCCAATTGACAAAAGAAGAGCGGGATGGTTCAAAAACGGCAGACGATGTGCTCCTTGTCTCCTAAGATGCAAAATGATGTCTGATATTCTGAATGATTATAGTTCCAAATTGTAAACCAGAAATATAAACTTGAACGAAATAAGCATTCATGGGTGCTGAACATGAAAGGGGAATTACTTTTAACTGGTCACTTTTTGCAATATCAATCACTTACGCCAACTGTTCGAGGCGACAATGCGAGAAGCACGAGGGCACACGTTTTCAATCACCGGTAGTATTTAGCAAAACATCCGCATAAACAGGTTGCGCAAAAGTTTGTCCTGTTGCGTTTATGGAGGATGTATAGTGAAATAAGGCGAAATCGTCAGGTAAATAAATGTTATGGAAAATGCTCATTCCTTAGTAAAATGCTTAGTAAAATCAACGATGCCATTGGCGCAGTACGGAAAGCAAAATTCTTTTAGTCGTTTGACAAGCTGGCTAAGTATTCGCAAATCAGTGCTGCTGAAAAAGACAAGCTCAAGACTGCGCTCTATACAAGACCAGTGCTTTATAAATTCACCCGTGTGCCATTCGGCTTACGGACAGCTCACAACACTTTCCAACGCACTATTAACACCGTGGTAGACCAGCTTCAGGATCACGGCCGTGTTTGTACATAGATGATATTTAGTTGTGGGATCAACAGCAGCAGAACGTCCTCGGAACCTAGACGAAGTGCCTGAGAGGCCTCACAACGCCTGATTCCGACTAGACCATGAGGAATGCCAGTGTCGACTTCTCGTATCTGGCCATCTTGTTTCTGGGTTACTCCATGTCTCAGAAACCTGTCGAACCTCTCCCTGAAAGGATGTCAGCCGTTACAAACTTTTCCACTCCGACCTGCGTAAACAGCTGCAGTTGTTTTGGGGAATCGTGTGTTATCTGCGAAAGTTTGTTGCTAACTTTGCATCGACAGTTGCTCCCGTTACTGACCAGCGCAACGAAGAAGCGCGGCTTAAAGGGGGCCAATCACATGAATGTGCGTTCCAATCGCTCAACAACAGCTGACTGGTTACCGTGTACCGAGCCACGTCAATGAAGGCTGGACTACAGATGTGCACAAAGACGCTAGCCTAATAGGCTCGGAGCAGCACTTGTGCAGCGCGATCGGGTGGTGCTTAGCatgttgttgcctatgccagccaAAGGCTTCCGGATGAAGAACATCACCATCACTCCAACGAACTGGAATCCCTAGCCGTTGTTTGGAGCGTTGACGACAACTTCAGACACTATCTGCGTCGTAAAAACTTCAGTGCGGTAATAATTAATGCAGCAATTTCATGGATGTTCTCAAAGCAACACCTGGAGTATAACTTTGCACGCTGAATAATACGACTCCAAAAAGTATGACTACCGCGTCCGACATAGCGCCGGTACACTGAACCAAGTAGCTGATGCATTGTTGCGAAGTTCTAGCGGGGACGACTGATCTGGCATGAAGGCAGCCTGGATAATATTTTTACAGCATGACGTCACCAAGGCTCAATGGCAAGACACTACTGTGGTGGTTATCATAGCTTCCCTTGTGGACGCGTAACACAATAGCAAATTTGTATCATGTGTGACGCAACTCTCTATCGTCGTCAATGAAAGAATAAGGGGAAAGATGAAGAACACCTCCTTGTCATCCCTGCTTCGTTGCGGCCTGGTATTCTTCACGCCATCCACGACACACCTGAAGGCGGACACATAGGTCAGCGACTGACGCTGAATGGGTACACGAGCTCTTCCGGTGACTCAAAATTAGCATGAGTGTTCACTCTTACTTCGCTAGCGGCGAAATATGCCAGCGACACAAGCGGCTTTCACGATGCCAGCCTGGGCTCATCACTGCAATTGCACCTCCTACTACTATATTTTACACGGTTGGCATAGACCATGTTGGCCCGCTACCAACGACAGCAGCTGGCAGTCGCTACAACCTGATTGTGGTTGATTGCCTATCCAAATTTGTGGAAGTTGTTGCCATGCCTTCTATGGCACCCAGCTGCGTGACAAGATTTTAGAGACTGACCTGAACTGTGGCATGGTCTTCCGCACAAAAATTATCGGATCGGTCACCCACCTTCCGCTGCTCCGAACTACGCGCCTACCTACGTCAAGCATGAGTTCAGCGCCACATTGCCTCAGCCTACTATCCACAAGCAATCGACCTGACGAAGAGAGCAAATTAGACAATTCAAGCTAGTTCGGCTCCCTACCGCAGCAACCGTAAGCGGGGAGAATCACACTAGGACGAGCATTTCCAGGCTGCTGCTTACTCATTGAACATTTCACTATAGAATTCACCTGGGACATCGGTGCATGAAAGAGTCTATGTCCTGGTGCCCCGACTTGACGCGCTGAATTTGGATGCCCTCATCAGCTTTGGACCCACCATCCGGCGACAGACCTCATGCCGCAATATTAGCGAAAAAGTTCGCAAGAGTAGCGCAAGAGTCCAAGACGTTCAAAAGCGGCATTAGGATCTTCGTCATGGTCCCGCACCGCAGTACCTAAAAGGAGATGAAGTATGGGTCCAACGAGGTTGTCAGCCATGGGACAAGGCGCTATCTGACAAATTTGAGCTGCCCTTTGTAATCACAGAATGCCTCGGGAAGAACTCTTGGCAGGTTTGCACTCTGTCAATAGCAAACCTTGGACAGAAGAAATAACTGTTTTGCCGTCCATGTGGCTCGTCTGAAGGAGAGGGTCCACCAACAAATCTGATGTGGTTTGGCGCAAAATTGCAAAAACGCAGTAGGACCAAGTGTAACGAAATGGAAGCAAAAGCTCGGTAATACGGGGCAAGGAAAAAGGGGAAGAAGACAAGGCGATAATAGAGCAGCGTCAACGGGTGTTGACGCTGCTTTCTTCTTCACAGAAGCTAATGACGACTTCATAAGTACCGCCAATATTTCAGTACACACCCTAAATATTCCCTCCCAATTTTACATTGGTTCTTCTATCAGTGTTTACCAAGGCAATTGTACAAAATAAATTACCGATTCAGTACTGAATGCTTTCCAATTCCGTAAGAGCTGATATTCGGGTCGCATGTTTCGACAGTGCTCGGCAGCTAGGCAATGCATGTGTTTAGATTTTGATGGGTCTCACGCGTTATAGCCTGTCATCACGTCTGACCACTGCGAGTGCTTCCTTCACTTTGCCTAAGATCAGAACTAACAGTAAGCTACTCTATCACTAAAATCATTAATTTGGCGACACACACGAAGGTGGTGACCTGCAGAACAATGTGGTCTACGGGTAAGGGGACTCGGTACGTCTTCACCCACTGCGTCAGGCTGGAAGCTGATAGCTGGCAAAAGCTGTATTATATAGGTGACAAAGGGGCTATTCAACCTGAAGGGCCTGGACATATAGAATGAATCTATGGATGCCTTTGACGAAACAAAACTATGCTTTCAAATACGTTACCCACCTGGTATGCGTTGTGTCCAAGTGTTTTTAGAGAACCTAAACGGCAGCGAGTTCACGAAATCGATAATGGGAGGGCCGATTCTAGGGGTGATATATGACCAATGTGTAGTTTTCGGATGCCAATTACAAACAAAAAGATACAATTTCAATATTTACTTCTCCATGAATTCATGCCTAATTCGGAGCACCCACTGGGATTGCCCGCTTTTGGTGTTGAAATATACGGTTCACGTTGGTTAAAATTTTTATCTTAGTTAAGGGAACGAGTCACCTGTGACCAATACCAAAAGTGTCAAATGTGTGAGCGAAGTGCCATCTTTTCAGTAAATGCCTCATTCAAGCGCTCCACGGCGTTTTGTCTTTTACGAGGCGCGCAGAATTTAGCCCTCTGACTTGCCCGAAAGACAACAGCCGCAAATTCAGATTTGGCTGAAGCAGACGTCCCCTGCAGTGCGTAGGAAAATGGTAAATGGTAATCAATTATGTTTTTGCATTAAATAATTGAAGCAGTGTTGCCTAGTGCTTATAGTGCAATTATCCGTAATAATTTTAGGCACCAGGAATAGTTGTGCGCTGCACATGATTAGATTTCGTTGAAATGTGGCGCAGATTGTCAGCAATATCTGGCAATGAATTGATTCTTGCTGACAAAATGCATTTTGCCGAATAATAGAGAATACTCATTTCCTTCCTATTGCACTGTGTATGACACGTTGTTTAGTAAGCTTTTCAGTGTCCAGGATAAACTGACAGTGGTATCGTCATAATTATGACGAAATAAGGCTAACGAGACAAATCATGCTTATCATGCATTCATTTTAGTTTTGTGTACTACAGCGTTACACAAACATTTCAAGCGCGTTTTCTCAGTACATTCAGAAAACAAAATGAGATGTCATGTTTAACTTTGTACGAAATGACATTTTTCTATCGATGGACACGCATGGAATGTTTTAAAGAGTGTGATTGGGGTAGGAGGTCACAAACGACCCTTGTGGTATTGAAACATATGCAGTCTGGCACTCTCCAATTTACATTACGCAAACTACTGGAGATTGGACTGGAttcataaataaagaaagaaataccaTTTGAGCTTCCTTTTTTGATACCTGCTTGGCGGAGTTGCATTACGTTGTCTTGTTTCCTCGGAAAGACTCCTTCGTAATTCTTAGTAATCGGATGcctgaaataaaagaaatatggtAAGTTATATTGCAATATTTTTAATAACAATTTAGAATATCTTACGTTTCACGGTAAGCTAGAAATTTTCGTGTGAAGAAAATGGATCCATGCGTCAGACTCTTCATCTGGTCCATTTCACATAAAATAGACTCCTTTGTGTTTGTTTTCCAAGTCCATATAGGTTCCTTGGTACCAACAAACTGTAAGAATCAAAGGAAGTGCAATAACCAAGCCGCCCGTTTGTCAAGGTCTGTTTGAAACTATCGCAATGCAAGAAGATGTCGTCACCACGACTTGTGTGATGAACGCAACCCTACCGAATGTTGCTTGTAAATGGCAGGTTAGGCAGCACCTTTATTTGCAGAGTATGTTGGTTACTGAAAGGAACTTGACAACAGCTTAAATTAAGGTGTGGAAATCTGCGTTCAAATATAAGCTACGTAGATGTAAATTGTGTGTGCCAATTTACTGCGTCAATTAGGCCAGCTGTACCTGCACAGTACAGGGAGTATTGTGTAAGAATCCTCCCAGCGGGCTGTCGAGCTCGGCAACTGCTGATTGGCTGCAGCTGTACGTGCGAGGAGGATACGGGCTGGGGGCGCCTGTATTTTTCTCTCTGGTATCTCCAGCTAATCAGTGGTGGGCGCTACAGCTTCATTGCCTACTGCAGGTCGCTATGCTATTGTCAGCGCTCTCAGCCGGCGCCTTGGCGTCGGGTGCGAAAAAAAGAGCAAAATATTATGTTCAGCACCTGCTGGACGCGCAAGCACAGCAGCCGCGGTGTTGTTGTAGAGGCCTCTGGGTCCTTTGGTACTACGCCGGCCCTTTGTGGTTACCCCTTGCTTGCCAACGCAGATATAGGAACTTTAGCACCTGTGGAGACAGGCGATAGCCTTTCCCGACAAACCATCTATCTATTAATTACTCAAACCGTTAATTGTGACAGCTCCGCTGCAAACCACCGCTTGTCTAAGGCTTGAACGGCGTAGTCATAAACTTTCATTTTTCACTTTCACTTCAGTTCACTTATACTACTATTAAAGGTGTGCTGTTCACAGCTCTGTTGACAGAATTATGCAAAGAAACAACCCGTTGAATCTGAGTCCCCTTACTCTAAAAAAATATGGCTGATCCAGTGAATTGTGTCTCTGGTACAGCGAATAACTTTCTAGAAGCGTTCGGCATCATGCTTACATTGAGAATTATCGTCAGAAGTTACTGCATATTTTCGTGTTGTTATGAAAATACAGCCTATTAAAATGAAGGGTGCCTCTTCCTTAACATAAACTGCTTTTTGATGATCGAGATGATGATTTAGAGCAGAACTAATGCCACACTTTGCCCGAAAGACGAAGAACTtgtagtgatagcaaagtataaCACAGCCACATGAAGCAAGTTTGTAGAGTTGCCAGTCGTGTGAATGGAATTGAACACTCCCTTTAAACTTGAATTAACAGTCATGGTTTTCACATGGGACGAGTAAACATGCACACATATCAGTAGATGACTACGAAAAATCCCTGTTACAATGCTGCCGTGATGTAGAGCACAAACAGACGGCAACTAAAGCTTCTACTGCCTTTCGCTTCAGCTTGGCTTCGAAAGTTGATATTAGGCGATGCCTAGCCCAAGGCGCGTGGGAAACGGCGGAAACGCAGCCACCCGCCGTATTGGCTCGAAGAGTTTTTCACACACACTGAGATTAGTTCCATCAGACGACGAGCGCTTACATGTCCCCGTCCTTCTTTGTAAGACTTGCACGCGCTTTATCACGTGACCTCTATTACTATGTGCTCAACAAGACGCCATACTTAACGGCTTACCCTCGCGCCCTTACCTTGCACCCACAGCTCAAGGCGTCTGGGGCGCGATAGCACCTTATCGAATGGAACCTTTAGGCGCAGACACATTGCGACATCAACAATTACGGTGAAAATTGGCCTTGAGTAAAATATACATGAAATAAATTTAAATGCGTTAAGGGTTAAATACGCCAACATGTGACTATGAGTAAGGTGCTACAATGTAGTCATTGCGTGAAAGCTTGGCAAAAGCGCACCATGCTTGAAAGTTGATGCGGTGTGAAAAGCCACCGTGAATATGAAATACACTAAACATTGGAAGCTTCTGGCCTTGCCCATAGACCTGCTGGTGCAAGAGCCCCATAGTGTCTACTTTAAGACGAATACGTTCATTCTGTAACTGGCATGGTGGTAAGCATGGTCCCCactgatcatcggctcagaaggcagtaaaGACACTCTTGTGCTTTGTGTCAACGTCTAATTTCCACGCGCGGCTTTGACTAAATGACTGCCTGTGCATGGCTCTATACTCTCCCTCTCTCCATTTTCTCTCCACCCCTTCTCCATTCCCCCAGCGTagtgtagccaaccagactcatGACTGCTTAATATCCCTGCCTTCTTTGTataccgctctctctctctgactaGTAGGGGAATACTACGAAAACCACTAATTATTGAGGGAGCCTCTTGATGTGACACAACAAGAAATAGCGACAATGGTCCCTTTATTCTGCACTGGCACCTGCACGCTACTGGAGTGAATTTTCACTTGATTTACCAACCCTAATTATAAAACCGAAGGAATGGTTCCATAAGCACTGCTTGACTTCTCATCACTGGATTGCCACATTTCACTGGTCAGTTACTCTTTTTACCTTGTATGCCTGCAAACCGGTTCATGGTAAGTAGTGGTAACATCGTGAGACACTAGGTTCACCTTGACGTCGCATGGACGAGACAGAAGGAACTACACGTAATACGTGCGCTTCCACAACCTAgcataaaagaaaacgaaatgtgACTGGTGCGGAGTTTTGTACAAGGAGGCAAAATCGAACTAATGCGGACTGATTAGGTAGCTTCTAGTTacagtgaattaaaaaaaaaaatttacttgcATCCTATTTTACGGTTTCTCAAATCTAATAATTTTGAAGTTGATGTATTTTGCGCAAACAGCGAGGACAACCAACAAAGAAGAGAGGAGACAGCGCCAGTGCTTGCCTCGTCTCTTCATCGTGGGTTGTCCTGGATTGTTTCGCGGAATTTTTCACCTTCAACAtcttatgtaccaactagccctaaCCGACGTTCTACTGTAgaaccggccacggcggccgcatttcgatgtgggcgaaatgcgaaaacacccgtgtgcttagatttaggtgcacgttaaagaaccccaggtggtcaaaatttgcggagtcctccactacggcgtgcctcataatcagaaagtggttttggcacgtaaaaccccaaatattattattaatattactgTAGAACATCTAAGAAGCCTTCAAGCTGGTTAATACCTTTTACTGCTGTCAATATCTGATCTTGCAGTGCAATTGTTTATTTCAGTTAAACTAAACACCGAAATCTGCAGGCGATACGGACGCTAAATTAGCTTTCGGCTAGGAAGGCGATCCGCAACTGAGTCACGCGACAGAATGTGCTCTTTCCATAAGCGCTGAAAGCCCCACCAATACCGACCACCAGGAAAACTGGCGAATAAGCAAAAAAAGCCACTTGCTTCAAAATGTTATTAGTTATTGTGGTTGAATTGTGTGTATGTTTCGACGTGTTATAACAGTGAATGTAGGTTGTCATACTGTCTTAGAAAGTCTTCGTCACGTCGTTGTCCCTCCTGTAGCAATGGAACAGTCGCATTTGCACATTGTTCTGCATGAGTTGGGACGTGTCAATGGCATTCTGATCAAAACTTGAACTACTATCTTTAGTTACAATGGCTTCACGGTATTCTATGGATCGCGACCGTTATGTACAAGTTGCCGCATAGATGTTTTTTTTAACCGCGCTCCCGTGGACCCTGTCGTAATTATTGAAGTGGTGACGCGAGCATTAGTTTCCAAAGGCGGGGGGCCGGTTATTGTTGAAGTGGTGATACGTGGATTAGTTTccaaagacgggggggggggggacgcgagGTGGTGTCGTCGCGTGTTGACGTGTCTCGTCGGCTCCGTGAGTTTTTGGCTGTAACGCCAGCTTTTTTTTGTATTCTAGTGGCTCTTTCATACGATATGTGTGAAGATCTATGTGACCTTTTGAGACTATTTTTTAAAACATCTGTTCATTAGAAAGCCTTTATTATGTTTTTATGGTTCCTCGCCTACGAGGGTTTGGCGGCTCACCGACACCATAGGCTTAACACGCCTCGTTGGGGTGTCATGAGCCAGGTTGAGATAGTCCAAGGAGAAGATCTTTTCCCT
The sequence above is a segment of the Dermacentor variabilis isolate Ectoservices chromosome 7, ASM5094787v1, whole genome shotgun sequence genome. Coding sequences within it:
- the LOC142586880 gene encoding uncharacterized protein LOC142586880: MAENALFANVLLLASVTFVSSNDVLKCEPVTCKKLDIRKFVGTKEPIWTWKTNTKESILCEMDQMKSLTHGSIFFTRKFLAYRETHPITKNYEGVFPRKQDNVMQLRQAGIKKGSSNGHPFVAKKTILFLSK